From a single Collibacillus ludicampi genomic region:
- a CDS encoding ClpP family protease gives MEHGNAPPVENPPHPPGGPPAPPSIPPSVPELTKEGVNPAENIESLGTANIATTGESNIYCITVIGQIEGHLVLPPQNKTTKYEHIIPQLVAAEQNEKIEGILIILNTVGGDVEAGLAIAEMIASLSKPTVTLVLGGGHSIGVPIAVSSNYSFIAETATMTIHPIRLTGLVIGVPQSFEYLEKMQERVIRFVISHSRISEQKFRELMLTTGELARDIGTTVVGKDAVEFGLIDAIGGIGDAIKKLNELTAEYRQKKTTGVVQ, from the coding sequence ATGGAACATGGAAATGCGCCTCCTGTCGAGAATCCGCCCCATCCTCCCGGAGGCCCCCCGGCACCCCCCTCAATTCCGCCGAGTGTACCCGAATTGACGAAAGAAGGGGTGAATCCGGCAGAGAATATCGAGTCACTAGGTACAGCGAATATAGCGACTACCGGGGAATCAAATATATACTGCATCACGGTGATCGGCCAGATTGAAGGACATTTGGTCTTGCCGCCACAAAATAAAACGACGAAATATGAGCATATCATCCCGCAATTAGTCGCAGCGGAACAGAATGAAAAGATAGAAGGTATCCTCATTATTTTAAATACGGTCGGCGGTGATGTGGAAGCAGGTCTGGCGATCGCCGAGATGATCGCATCATTGTCAAAGCCTACCGTCACCTTAGTGTTAGGGGGCGGTCATTCGATCGGCGTCCCGATTGCCGTCAGTTCAAACTATAGTTTCATCGCCGAAACGGCGACGATGACCATACATCCGATACGTTTGACAGGACTCGTAATCGGCGTTCCTCAATCGTTTGAGTATCTGGAGAAAATGCAGGAGCGTGTCATCCGCTTTGTCATCTCCCATTCGCGTATCAGTGAACAGAAGTTCCGTGAGTTGATGCTGACTACAGGAGAGTTAGCGCGCGATATCGGTACGACGGTGGTCGGCAAAGATGCGGTCGAATTCGGTTTGATCGACGCCATCGGTGGGATCGGCGATGCGATCAAAAAGTTAAACGAACTGACCGCAGAGTATCGGCAAAAGAAAACGACAGGTGTTGTCCAATGA
- a CDS encoding ribonuclease J, whose protein sequence is MSKTINKLSIIPLGGVGEIGKNMTAYCHGNDIIVIDAGLKFPEEEMLGIDIVIPDITYLIENKQKVRGIFLTHGHEDHIGGLPYFLKHINVPVYGTKLTLGLVEAKLREHGLLDTANLNVITNRSVIQLGCFEVTPFYNNHSIPDTVGFAIDTPEGVVVHTGDFKFDFTPVDGRTADYHKLAELGERGVLALLSDSTNAERPGYTMSERVVGQTIDEVIANAERRVILATFASNLHRIQQVFEAAERHGRKVTVVGRSMVNNINIALELGYLKISKGTLVEPDEINKLPADKIVILSTGSQGEPMSALTRMARATHRKIEILPDDTVIIASSPIPGNEKFVARTIDQLFRIGAKVIYQSVSGVHVSGHASQEELKLMLNLVRPKYFIPVHGEFRMLKRHAELAEMVGVNPDNIFIVDIGDTVEFQNGRGRLGPKVTAGNVLIDGLGVGDVGNIVLRDRKLLSQDGILVVVVTLSKQDGSILSGPDIISRGFVYVRESEELLEEANRIVTQTLSKLVSENVNEWSSLKTGVRDALGRFLYEQTRRRPMILPIIMET, encoded by the coding sequence TTGAGCAAGACGATCAATAAGTTGTCGATCATTCCGTTGGGCGGCGTTGGAGAGATCGGCAAAAATATGACGGCGTATTGTCACGGAAACGACATCATCGTGATTGACGCCGGTCTGAAATTCCCGGAAGAGGAGATGTTAGGAATAGACATCGTCATTCCTGATATCACGTATTTGATTGAGAATAAGCAGAAAGTTCGGGGTATCTTTCTCACTCACGGGCATGAAGACCATATTGGCGGACTCCCTTATTTCTTGAAACACATCAATGTCCCTGTTTACGGTACCAAGCTCACTCTTGGACTCGTGGAAGCGAAGTTGCGCGAACACGGTCTTCTCGATACAGCAAACCTCAATGTCATCACCAACCGTAGTGTAATTCAATTGGGTTGTTTCGAAGTAACTCCCTTCTATAACAATCACAGCATTCCGGACACGGTCGGTTTTGCAATCGACACACCTGAAGGGGTTGTCGTCCACACAGGCGATTTCAAATTTGATTTTACTCCTGTAGACGGGCGCACTGCAGATTATCATAAGCTTGCAGAATTAGGCGAACGCGGTGTATTAGCTTTGCTTTCAGACAGCACGAATGCGGAACGACCCGGGTATACGATGTCTGAACGTGTCGTTGGCCAAACAATTGATGAAGTGATCGCCAATGCGGAACGGCGCGTGATTTTGGCAACGTTTGCCTCTAATCTTCATCGGATTCAACAAGTATTTGAAGCGGCAGAAAGACACGGGCGTAAAGTGACGGTCGTGGGGCGCAGTATGGTTAACAACATTAACATCGCATTAGAGCTGGGCTATCTGAAGATCAGCAAAGGAACACTGGTTGAGCCGGATGAAATCAATAAACTTCCGGCTGACAAGATCGTGATCCTTTCCACCGGAAGTCAAGGTGAACCGATGTCCGCTCTTACACGAATGGCTCGTGCAACACACAGGAAAATTGAAATTTTGCCTGATGATACCGTTATTATCGCTTCATCGCCCATTCCCGGAAATGAGAAGTTCGTCGCTCGTACCATCGATCAACTCTTCCGTATTGGCGCGAAGGTCATTTATCAGTCGGTATCCGGAGTACATGTTTCTGGACATGCCAGCCAGGAAGAACTCAAGCTGATGTTGAATCTCGTTCGGCCGAAGTATTTTATTCCTGTCCACGGAGAATTTCGCATGTTAAAGAGACACGCCGAATTAGCGGAAATGGTCGGCGTGAATCCTGATAACATTTTTATCGTCGATATCGGGGATACAGTTGAATTCCAAAATGGACGGGGTCGACTCGGCCCGAAAGTAACTGCCGGCAATGTCTTAATCGACGGACTGGGAGTCGGCGATGTGGGAAATATTGTGTTGCGTGATCGCAAACTTCTCTCTCAAGACGGAATTCTCGTCGTGGTAGTCACCCTCTCGAAACAAGATGGTTCCATTCTCTCGGGTCCTGATATTATCTCTCGCGGATTTGTCTATGTGCGTGAATCGGAAGAGCTTCTTGAAGAAGCGAATCGTATCGTCACACAGACGCTTTCGAAACTTGTTTCCGAAAACGTAAATGAATGGTCGTCTTTAAAAACGGGAGTGCGTGACGCACTCGGGCGTTTTCTCTATGAGCAAACACGCCGTCGCCCAATGATTCTTCCGATCATCATGGAAACCTGA
- the dut gene encoding dUTP diphosphatase — translation MNASVRVLVKRIEGNEDLLLPTQMTAESAGFDLQAALKEDYILLPGKRALIPTGIMLALPEGYEAQVRPRSGLALKHGITLVNTPGTIDADYRGEIGVIMINLGDDPYTIRRGDRIAQLVIQKLPFVVWEEVAELPSTSRGSGGFGSTGR, via the coding sequence ATGAATGCTTCTGTACGAGTTCTTGTCAAAAGAATAGAAGGAAATGAAGATTTGCTGCTGCCCACGCAAATGACAGCCGAGAGCGCAGGATTTGATTTGCAAGCGGCGCTCAAAGAAGATTATATCCTTTTACCGGGAAAACGTGCACTCATCCCTACAGGAATCATGCTCGCTTTGCCGGAAGGATACGAAGCGCAGGTACGTCCACGTTCGGGTCTTGCGTTAAAACACGGGATCACCCTTGTGAACACCCCAGGGACAATCGACGCGGATTACCGCGGAGAGATCGGGGTAATCATGATCAATCTTGGCGATGATCCCTATACGATCAGACGAGGGGATCGAATTGCTCAATTGGTCATCCAAAAGCTCCCTTTCGTCGTTTGGGAAGAGGTCGCTGAATTACCTTCAACTTCCCGGGGCAGTGGAGGATTTGGTTCAACTGGGAGATGA
- a CDS encoding YlzJ-like family protein, which produces MMYWAAIPMEAVFDGFETMTCNWKEIEYQGVKLLVEPYENGLGKVVRLLSPDPYDYLKADFAPGAVIPLHDSRISRY; this is translated from the coding sequence ATGATGTATTGGGCAGCGATACCTATGGAAGCCGTGTTTGATGGGTTTGAAACAATGACTTGCAATTGGAAGGAGATTGAATATCAAGGAGTCAAGTTGCTGGTCGAACCCTACGAAAACGGGTTAGGGAAAGTTGTCCGTCTGCTTTCTCCCGATCCTTACGATTATTTAAAAGCTGATTTTGCCCCTGGTGCGGTTATACCTCTACATGACAGTAGAATTTCCCGTTACTAA
- a CDS encoding aspartate-semialdehyde dehydrogenase, which yields MEKKERYNVAVVGATGAVGQKIIETLEKRDFPVGELRLLASARSAGQQVTFKGQTYTVQEAVPEAFEGIDFALFSAGGSVSEKLAPAAVERGAVVIDNTNAFRMLPEVPLVVPEVNPHKISEHRGIIANPNCSTIQMVVALKPLYDAYGIERIIVSTYQAVSGSGQAAIDELKEQTWKILNNEPIEPKVLPVKSLPRHHQIAFNAIPQIDVFEENGFSREEMKMINETRKILGDDKIQITTTCVRIPVFYGHSESVYIETEKSFDMEEARSLLASAPGVVVVDDLKEQEYPMAISAEGRFETFVGRIRRDLFHPRGLNMWVVSDNVLKGAAWNAVQIAEYMVKTR from the coding sequence ATGGAGAAAAAAGAGCGTTACAACGTAGCTGTGGTTGGGGCAACGGGAGCCGTGGGTCAGAAAATCATAGAAACTTTGGAAAAACGCGATTTTCCGGTTGGAGAATTACGTTTGCTGGCCTCAGCCCGCTCGGCAGGTCAGCAAGTAACGTTTAAAGGTCAGACCTATACGGTGCAAGAAGCTGTACCTGAAGCGTTTGAAGGAATCGACTTCGCGTTGTTCTCTGCCGGCGGATCCGTTTCTGAAAAATTAGCACCTGCTGCTGTAGAGCGCGGGGCCGTCGTTATCGACAACACGAACGCTTTTCGTATGTTGCCGGAAGTCCCCCTCGTCGTTCCGGAAGTCAATCCTCACAAGATCTCGGAACATCGCGGTATTATCGCGAATCCGAACTGCTCGACCATTCAAATGGTGGTCGCCCTTAAGCCTCTCTATGACGCATATGGGATCGAACGCATCATCGTTTCGACATACCAAGCGGTTTCCGGTTCCGGGCAAGCGGCCATCGACGAATTGAAGGAACAAACATGGAAAATTTTGAACAATGAACCGATTGAACCGAAAGTGTTGCCCGTCAAGTCGTTGCCTCGCCACCATCAGATCGCTTTTAACGCGATCCCGCAGATCGATGTGTTTGAGGAGAACGGTTTTTCGCGTGAAGAAATGAAAATGATCAATGAAACACGCAAAATCTTGGGTGACGACAAGATTCAGATTACGACTACGTGTGTCCGAATCCCCGTATTCTACGGACACTCGGAATCGGTTTACATCGAAACGGAAAAATCGTTTGACATGGAAGAAGCCCGTTCTTTGCTCGCGTCCGCTCCGGGCGTCGTCGTAGTGGACGATCTTAAAGAACAGGAGTATCCTATGGCCATTTCTGCAGAAGGAAGATTTGAAACGTTCGTCGGGCGTATTCGACGGGATCTTTTCCATCCGAGAGGTTTAAATATGTGGGTGGTTTCCGACAACGTCCTCAAGGGAGCGGCTTGGAATGCTGTCCAAATTGCAGAATACATGGTGAAAACCAGATAA
- the dapA gene encoding 4-hydroxy-tetrahydrodipicolinate synthase — protein MDFGRVLTAMVTPFDDSGEHIDWNRLEVLVEHLVATGTETLVVAGTTGESPTLAHEEKIELFRRVVELAKGRTKVIAGTGSNNTKATIALSKEAEECGVDGLLLVAPYYNKPSQEGLYQHFKTVAESVGLPCILYNIPGRTSINIEIETQLKLAEIPNIIGSKESSTIEQVSRLLAQAPRDFVVYSGDDKTLLPLLAVGGHGVISVASHVVGQPIKEMIDHFFAGRIHEAIGLHQRLLPIFEGLFLTTNPSLVKEALNHIGVPVGPVRLPLVAAEEPLKQKIHELLREWYPQK, from the coding sequence GTGGATTTTGGTAGAGTTTTAACGGCCATGGTCACTCCGTTTGACGATTCTGGCGAGCATATTGATTGGAATCGTTTGGAGGTATTGGTCGAACATCTGGTTGCAACAGGAACGGAAACGCTTGTAGTCGCAGGCACTACGGGCGAGTCGCCGACATTGGCGCATGAGGAGAAAATTGAATTGTTCCGTCGTGTAGTGGAACTGGCAAAAGGGAGAACCAAAGTGATCGCCGGAACCGGTTCGAATAACACGAAAGCGACCATCGCGCTGTCCAAAGAGGCAGAGGAATGCGGAGTCGACGGACTGCTTCTCGTCGCTCCGTATTATAACAAACCTTCACAAGAAGGACTGTACCAACATTTTAAAACAGTGGCCGAGTCGGTCGGGCTGCCTTGCATCCTTTATAATATTCCTGGACGCACCTCGATCAACATCGAGATCGAAACGCAATTGAAGCTCGCGGAGATTCCCAATATCATCGGTAGCAAGGAATCGAGTACGATCGAACAGGTGAGTCGTTTGCTGGCTCAAGCACCGCGGGATTTTGTCGTCTACAGTGGAGACGATAAGACCCTGCTTCCTTTGCTCGCCGTCGGCGGCCACGGAGTGATTTCCGTCGCTTCACACGTTGTAGGTCAACCCATCAAAGAGATGATCGATCATTTCTTTGCCGGTCGCATACATGAGGCGATCGGGCTGCATCAGCGTTTATTGCCGATCTTTGAAGGCCTGTTTTTGACGACGAATCCCTCGCTTGTGAAGGAAGCGCTGAATCATATTGGTGTGCCTGTAGGTCCTGTACGCTTACCGCTTGTGGCTGCGGAAGAGCCTCTCAAGCAGAAGATTCACGAACTCCTGCGCGAATGGTATCCACAAAAATGA
- the dapG gene encoding aspartate kinase → MRILVQKFGGTSVATPEVREQAIEHIMDALRNGYAVVVVVSAMGRKGSPYATDTLLQLVDHGECEARELDLLMSCGEIISAVVLSSALRERGLDTCVLTGGQAGIVTNDEFTNASILTIHPKRIRSELERGKIVIVTGFQGITAEGEITTLGRGGSDTTATALGVALDAEIVDIFTDVEGIMTADPRIVGDAKRLHQVTYTEICNLAYQGAKVIHPRAVEIAMQKNIPIRVRSTLSKDEGTLVTCQAELDRLEARGLADRLITGVTQTVNITQIKVAVSPSKGNQLQIFKAMADHGISVDFISVTPTGVAFTVTNQEISKAIQVLRELGYEPETLANCAKVSVVGAGIAGVPGVMAKIVEALTDEGIEILQSADSHTTIWCLVHEEDMTRAVRALHAKFNLNK, encoded by the coding sequence ATGCGGATACTGGTACAAAAGTTCGGGGGAACTTCCGTTGCGACACCCGAGGTGAGGGAGCAAGCGATCGAGCATATAATGGACGCGCTTCGCAACGGGTATGCTGTCGTTGTCGTCGTTTCCGCGATGGGACGAAAAGGTTCCCCCTATGCTACAGATACATTGTTACAGTTGGTTGATCATGGAGAGTGCGAAGCGCGCGAACTGGATCTCCTCATGTCTTGTGGAGAGATTATTTCCGCTGTCGTTTTGTCTTCCGCGTTGCGCGAACGAGGTTTGGATACATGTGTGTTGACAGGCGGGCAAGCGGGTATCGTTACGAATGACGAATTCACGAACGCGTCGATTCTCACCATCCATCCGAAGCGCATTCGGAGCGAATTGGAGCGAGGCAAAATCGTGATCGTTACCGGCTTCCAAGGGATTACTGCTGAAGGTGAAATCACAACACTCGGACGCGGCGGGAGCGATACGACGGCTACCGCGCTCGGTGTGGCATTGGATGCGGAAATCGTCGATATCTTTACTGACGTGGAAGGTATCATGACTGCCGATCCGAGAATTGTCGGTGATGCGAAACGCCTCCATCAAGTTACTTATACGGAGATCTGCAATCTCGCTTATCAAGGGGCAAAAGTGATTCATCCACGCGCCGTTGAGATTGCGATGCAAAAGAATATTCCGATTCGTGTGCGTTCCACGCTTTCAAAAGATGAGGGGACTTTGGTTACATGCCAGGCTGAGTTGGATCGTTTGGAAGCGCGAGGGCTCGCCGACCGTCTGATCACGGGTGTCACGCAAACGGTGAATATCACACAAATTAAGGTGGCGGTTTCTCCAAGCAAAGGGAATCAACTGCAAATTTTTAAGGCGATGGCCGATCACGGGATTTCAGTCGATTTTATTTCCGTGACACCGACGGGGGTTGCCTTCACCGTAACGAATCAAGAGATCAGCAAAGCGATACAAGTGTTACGGGAACTGGGATATGAACCGGAAACACTTGCTAATTGTGCCAAAGTTTCTGTCGTGGGCGCGGGGATCGCCGGGGTTCCTGGCGTGATGGCAAAGATTGTAGAAGCACTCACTGATGAAGGTATCGAAATCCTCCAATCAGCCGACTCGCATACGACGATTTGGTGCCTTGTGCACGAGGAAGATATGACGCGCGCCGTACGTGCTTTGCATGCGAAATTTAACTTAAACAAATAA
- a CDS encoding dipicolinate synthase subunit B has product MQLAGKTIGFAITGSHCTYDEVRPVMQKLVEIGTDVIPILSYTVTSTTTRFAEADAWMQEIEQICGHKPISSIVEAEPLGPSKKLDAVVIAPCTGNTISRLANAMTDSPVLMAAKATFRNDRPVVLAISTNDGLGLNMVNIARLMATKNVFMVPFGQDDPEKKMNSLVARMEMIIPTLELALEKKQIQPVIIEKFKDKQR; this is encoded by the coding sequence ATGCAACTGGCGGGTAAAACGATCGGATTCGCGATAACTGGCTCTCACTGTACCTATGATGAAGTGCGTCCCGTTATGCAGAAGCTTGTGGAAATAGGAACAGATGTGATTCCTATTCTTTCATATACGGTAACATCGACAACTACCCGTTTTGCGGAAGCGGATGCTTGGATGCAAGAAATCGAGCAAATCTGTGGCCATAAACCGATTTCTTCCATCGTGGAAGCGGAGCCTCTGGGACCATCGAAAAAGCTTGACGCTGTCGTGATCGCCCCGTGTACGGGAAACACGATCAGCCGATTGGCAAATGCGATGACTGACAGTCCAGTATTGATGGCTGCAAAAGCCACGTTTCGTAATGATCGTCCTGTGGTGCTCGCCATCTCCACGAATGACGGTCTCGGTTTGAACATGGTCAATATCGCTCGTTTAATGGCGACGAAAAACGTATTCATGGTGCCGTTTGGCCAGGATGATCCGGAGAAGAAAATGAACAGTCTGGTCGCTCGCATGGAGATGATTATTCCGACTCTGGAACTCGCCTTGGAGAAGAAACAGATTCAACCCGTTATCATCGAAAAATTTAAAGATAAACAGAGATAG
- a CDS encoding M16 family metallopeptidase: protein MIYREKLSNGLRIVVEEIPFVRSVSLGIWVGTGSRDEEPANNGMSHFLEHMLFKGTDTRTAKQIAELFDGIGGQVNAFTSKEYTCFYAKVLDEHFELALSTLADMLFHSLFLEEEVNKERKVIIEEIKMYEDAPDELVHDLIGETVFPSHPLGFSILGTEQSLNSFTRKDILQYIQNHYTPDNIVLAVAGNVRMSQVLPIATKLFEGASGTCKRSKSQPPKFMRNTQVRNKATEQAHLVLATECYAFHDPRVYPLILLNNVLGGSSSSRLFQEIREERGMAYSVYSYYTAYRDTGLFGIYAGTSPEQAQQVIDLCVKILDDIVENGITGDELMKAKEQVKGSLMLSLESTSARMSRLGKNELLLGRQVSLDETLEKINNVTLDHVKDVAIDMFDQSLALAAVGPFDHLSVPDDVS, encoded by the coding sequence TTGATATATCGTGAGAAATTAAGCAATGGTTTGCGGATCGTAGTGGAAGAGATTCCTTTTGTCCGATCCGTATCGCTCGGGATTTGGGTAGGAACAGGTTCACGTGATGAAGAACCTGCCAACAATGGAATGTCCCATTTCCTTGAACACATGTTATTTAAGGGAACCGATACTCGTACGGCGAAACAGATCGCCGAACTTTTTGATGGCATTGGCGGGCAGGTGAATGCATTTACTTCGAAGGAATACACCTGTTTTTACGCGAAAGTGCTCGATGAACACTTTGAACTGGCTTTATCCACTTTGGCAGATATGCTCTTTCATTCCTTATTTTTGGAAGAGGAAGTCAATAAAGAACGCAAAGTGATCATTGAAGAGATCAAAATGTACGAAGATGCACCCGATGAACTCGTCCATGATCTTATCGGTGAAACCGTATTCCCTTCACATCCGTTGGGTTTTTCGATACTCGGTACGGAGCAAAGCCTGAATTCGTTTACCCGGAAAGACATTTTACAATACATTCAAAATCACTATACCCCGGACAACATCGTTCTCGCGGTTGCTGGTAATGTACGCATGAGTCAAGTGCTTCCGATCGCAACCAAACTGTTCGAGGGTGCTTCGGGTACATGCAAACGTTCGAAATCGCAACCGCCAAAATTCATGCGGAACACTCAGGTTCGCAACAAAGCTACAGAACAGGCTCATCTTGTGTTGGCGACAGAATGTTACGCGTTTCATGATCCGCGCGTTTACCCTTTGATCTTACTTAATAATGTTTTGGGAGGTTCCTCCAGTTCACGCTTGTTCCAGGAGATTCGTGAAGAACGCGGTATGGCCTACTCTGTATACAGTTATTATACGGCTTACAGAGATACGGGCTTGTTCGGGATTTATGCGGGAACTTCACCGGAACAGGCGCAGCAGGTCATCGACCTGTGTGTAAAGATCCTAGATGACATCGTCGAGAACGGGATCACCGGTGATGAGCTGATGAAAGCGAAAGAGCAAGTCAAAGGATCGCTCATGCTTTCATTGGAGAGCACAAGTGCGCGCATGAGCCGCCTTGGAAAAAATGAACTGCTTTTGGGCCGTCAGGTTTCTCTCGATGAAACGTTGGAAAAAATCAACAACGTCACACTTGATCATGTGAAAGATGTAGCCATCGATATGTTTGATCAATCGTTGGCATTAGCTGCGGTTGGGCCGTTTGATCATCTCTCGGTACCGGATGATGTGTCATGA
- the dpsA gene encoding dipicolinate synthase subunit DpsA has product MLTGIKMAFVGGDARQLEIIQHAIELDATAVLIGFDEWNFESAYSIRSDLTVDVLKDIDALVLPVAGCDDQGMISAHYSTDEIRLTEEHFAALPRQCQVFTGIARNWLTDMCKKYGLRLIKLMELDEVAISNSIPTAEGAIKMAMEHTDITIHGSKTVVLGFGRCGVTLARVAAALGAKVKVGARKDADLARIYEMGLEPFHLSEIMKNLQEAEVIFNTIPAPILTAEVLARVPKTSVIIDIASAPGGTDFRYAEKRGIKAFLAPSLPGIVAPKTAGQIIARSLCRMLWEHA; this is encoded by the coding sequence ATGCTAACTGGAATTAAAATGGCGTTTGTGGGCGGTGACGCTCGTCAACTCGAAATCATCCAACATGCCATTGAATTGGATGCGACAGCCGTTCTTATCGGTTTCGATGAATGGAACTTTGAGAGTGCCTACTCGATCCGTAGTGACTTGACGGTCGATGTTTTGAAAGATATCGATGCGTTGGTGCTTCCCGTAGCGGGCTGCGACGATCAGGGAATGATCAGCGCACACTACAGCACAGACGAAATTCGTCTGACGGAAGAACATTTCGCCGCATTGCCAAGGCAATGTCAAGTCTTCACGGGAATTGCGAGAAACTGGCTGACTGATATGTGCAAAAAATACGGCTTGCGCTTGATCAAGTTAATGGAACTTGATGAAGTGGCTATTTCCAACTCTATCCCCACGGCTGAAGGTGCCATCAAGATGGCGATGGAGCATACGGATATCACCATTCACGGATCAAAGACGGTTGTTCTCGGATTCGGGCGTTGCGGTGTAACACTCGCCCGCGTGGCAGCGGCTTTGGGTGCCAAAGTAAAAGTCGGAGCACGTAAAGACGCTGATTTGGCGCGAATTTACGAAATGGGGCTTGAACCATTCCACCTCTCCGAGATTATGAAGAATCTTCAAGAGGCGGAAGTTATTTTTAATACGATACCAGCCCCCATTTTGACGGCTGAAGTGCTCGCGCGCGTACCGAAAACGAGCGTCATAATCGATATCGCATCAGCGCCAGGTGGAACAGACTTTCGCTATGCTGAGAAAAGAGGAATAAAAGCATTTCTCGCTCCCAGTTTGCCGGGGATCGTTGCGCCCAAGACAGCCGGTCAGATTATTGCTCGCTCGCTCTGCCGGATGCTTTGGGAACACGCATAA